Genomic segment of Oncorhynchus nerka isolate Pitt River linkage group LG10, Oner_Uvic_2.0, whole genome shotgun sequence:
CATACACAGTTTCGTTGAGGCAATAGATAATCTTTCGGAGAGACCAATTTTAAGTGAATGGCACAAACTTTATTCAATCAGCTTTTAAATCAGCATATTTTGCATTATGGTTAGCATATTATCACCAAGTACTAGGGTAGATAATTGATATTCGCTTCAGCTGTAAGCTAGCAAGGAAAGTTAGTTTACAACGCTGGAAGCTACTGGTATCTTCTTGCATTGTCAAGTGTTCTAGCCATTATGGATGTTGTTTTGCGAACTTTAATGAACAGTTTTTACATACCGTGTCACATTATTCAAGTGTGTTAACTTCTGTGCAGtatgagtggggagctaacatgatgcagccttcCCAGTGCAGGAGCAGGCACCGTATAAAGGTTTCTACACTCTTAATGTGCGTAGAGTTGTGCGTACGCTGGGTGGAGTCATGCATCCTTTGTTACATGATATCTCATCAGTCCATACTCCCAAATAGCATCATTCACAAGGGGGTGACAGATGTGTTCTTGTTGTCTTCTCATTTGCTGTGAAAGCAAAATAAGAGTCTCTTGTCTCCTTTTCTTCCCTTGCTAGCAAGTTGGCTAAACATTGCAAGCTAGCTAGCCTTTTAGCGTCCCACATCGCCATGTGAAATAATATAATGAAATAATATGCCCCGGCCACTATTCTTAAACTTTCCGGTGTGACTTAAAACATTATTCCTACTTTGATATGCTTCTTCAATGTCTTCGCTCCCATATCAGCTAAAGATAGAATGTCCACATTTTTTGTTATGGTTTCATACcagctgtatttctgtatttttaaaGTTATATATCTTAAACTTGATTGCTAACATGCAAAATATTTTGGGACTATGGCAACAATTCATTAATGAAAGAAATTCCAAAAGATTTTCTACGTCGGCTTCGCTCAACAGACTTGATCCGTGAGACACATTTCACAGAAGTACCGAAAGTAAATACAAATTCcagtatatttatatttgagtcatttagcagatgctctaatccagagcgacttggtacatttatcttaagatagctaggtgggaccaCCACATCTCACAGttatagtaagtacatttttcctcaatttAAAGTGGAATTGTTAGTTCACAAAAGGCTTTTTTTCCCCTTGTTTTTTTGTGAGGGTCAGGGTGGGAAAGGGGGTTCTGTGAGATTGTTTAACATAGGGTTTCAGATTTCttttggaagatgggcagggatgggctgttctagcttcagggggaagctggttccaccattgggatgccaggacagagaagagcttggactgggctgagtgggagctaCCCTCTCGTAGGGGTGGGAGGCCCAAGAGACCtaaggtggcagaacggagtgctcgggttggggtgtagtaCCAAACCGTTTTCATTTTCTAGTATCGAAAAAGTACAGAAGTTTCCGTATACCATGCAACACTAATGTGAGAGAAGGGTAATGGAATAGTGAATACAGGAGCAACATGTCCTTTGATCCATTGCAAACATCAGCTGaaacatcctttctctctcttcaagGGTGTGTTAGTAGAGTCACGACCACTCAACGGCTGCACTCCGATAGAACCTCCACCACCACTGCCCACATCTAGTGATCCCAACACGACCACTACTAAGTACATAGTCCTCATCCGACGCTATGACTGCAATTTTGATATCAAGGTTGGTGTGTGTAGCTATGCTGTTGGGTTGCTTAGGATATATACAACATATTCAGTGTAAAATCACACTGCGCCTAGTGTTTTCAATTGTTACAATGTAAATTATGGTTTTGTTTTCAACGCAGGTGCTGCATGCACAGCAAGCTGGATTCAGTGCAGCCATTGTTCACAACATGTACTCAGAGACTCTACTCAACATGAACTACAGCAATGGTGAGGATCCTACAATCATCACCTTCTCTAAGCTGCCTATATCTTACAGAATCAGTTCAGTTAGTACAACGTTTACTTAACCAGGTTGCCTCTCTCTCCTCAAAATCTCAAGTAGTCTTCATTAACCAGTATCATCCTAATAATTAAATACATTGGTAATGCTGAGTGGCAGTGCTccccttttttgtttgtttgtgtgtagaAACTATTGCAGAGGAGATTGAGATCCCCTCCGTATTCACCAGCTACTACGCCTCCCAAATTCTAAGGACTTTCATCATTCCTGAACATGGGTGAGTACCATTGTGACGTTTTTTATTTTTGTCAAGCTCAACTTCCATGACAAGTTTTTAATTGGTTATTTATTTGTTCATTTCTACCCATAGTCACAATGTTAGATGGAGGTATGACTTAACTGTCTGTTGAGGGGTTATGATTGCTAATGTAACCATTCAACAAATATTTTTGGGATATTTGTTCATGGTCTTGCACCATAGTGAAGACCGGACTTTATTGATCAGATTTGCGCTGAGATTCAGTCATATTCTTCACATGTTTGCACTCATCATGTCAACCCTGCTGAGGGTCTCAAAACAAATGTATATTTGTCacgtgcttcgtaaacaacaggtgtggactgacagtgaaatgcttacttacggcccgtcccaacaatacagagagaaataaaatagagaaataatagaaaagtaaaacacgtaataataaaagtaatagtagatacacaatgagtaacgataacttgacattatacaaggagtaccagtgcCGAATCGATGTgcaagggtacgaggtaattgaggtagatatgtacatataactaggaataaagtgcgATTGGCTGGTCCTATGTGGACGTCATCACTATGTTGGAGGTGGTGTTGTGTCTGGCACTGCTGTCCCTCTTAGTCGTACAGATTTGTGATGCGGAGGTGGTCGCTTTTCTGAACAATGCCCCCATACTAATGCGGATGGTGCTGTATTTGGTATGCAGGGCCTATGTGATCCTCAAGCCGGAGTTTGCCTTCCCACTTTCATACTATCTCATCCCCTTCACTGGAATAGTGGGCATGATCATCCTTGTGATGGTTGTCATCCTGGTAAGTGCCTTTAGGAAACAGACTCATTTTGCTATGAATGGGGAGTTGATTTCACAATTGAATAGTTAAATATTCATTTCATACATCCTAAATCAATGGAATGCAATAATTGTATTCGCATATTAAAAGCACTGTGACTCTCAACCCTTAGATTTTGGTGTGGTCTGTGTCTCATCTTGGTTTAGATTGTGCGCTGTGTGCAGTACAGGAAAAGGATGAGGAAATATAGGCTGACTAAGGAACAGCTGAAGAAGATCCCCATTCACAAGTTCACTAAAGGTAACGAGAGAGTCCCTCCACACATTCAAATGAGAATCTGTCACCCGTGTAACTAGTCAAAGACATTGCAAAACACTTTGTGAAACAGCAGTACAGTATTTCTTCTCTGGAATGTTGAGAAACCTGATTAACAAGAAGGGAAATCTGATTGTCTGCTCCTGTTATTATTACATTACAATGCATTGTATTTCCACCTGTCACATGTCAATCTTATTTGTATTCTAGGTGATGAATATGATATTTGTGCTATTTGTCTGGATGAGTATGAAGAGGGTGACAGACTGCGAGTTTTGCCTTGCTCACACGGTAATTGCAAGTGATCACATTTGGCCCTGTCTCACTCAGAAGTTGTTCTCACAGGTCCAAGGGCATATGGTAACTGTTTTATTTCTGTCATCTCTTCAGCGTACCACAGCAAGTGTGTGGACCCCTGGCTTACAGGGACTAAGAAAACTTGCCCCGTGTGTAAACAACGCGTAACCCGACCTAATCCAGAGTATTCTGAGTCCGAGTCTGAGGATGATGGGGCATCTCGTGCAGATGAAGAGGGGGCAGAGGGTGAAGCTGACACCGAGCGCACCCCTCTGCTCCGCCCCTCCAACCCAGGCTCCCCTTCTGGCAACCCAGGGGCCTACTCTGCCACTGTCACCACGGTAACCACCGCCCAGTGCCTAGGCTCCCCTGGGCACAGCGACTCGCCCATCCTGGAGTACGAGGGCTACTACTCCCCTCAGGGGGAGTCAGACTCTGATACCGAGGAAGAGGGGATGGACTCCCACCCCTCAGATGATGACAATGCCCAGCTCATTGTTAGGGGTACAGTGGGGGTCTGAAAGCCTGGAGGGAGCTGAGATAGAATTACTTTGTGTTAGCTCAATAGGGTCAGGCTTTTCCCCGCAGGGTGTTTTTAAATGGTTTATGGAGTTGTGGCTATGGAGTTGTCTTAGCCATAGACTTTCTAGAACACTATTGTCACTTTGGTTACGTTGAACAGATTTACATATTTTTTCCAATTTAGACTCAATGTTGCTAGCTCTAAGATGTTAATATTTAGCCAAGATTCTGATATGTTTTAGCAGTTCTGTCTTCAACATGAGGCACACATTGATAAGTACAGTAAATCAGTTCAAACATTTAGCTTTGAGTCTTTGCCAGTGACCTATAACCCCGCCACCCATCCCTAAAATTTAAGATTTGCACAAAATGAATCAACTGACAGGTAGTCTCAATCTTAACGAGCAGTATTTAGTTGAATACATTTTTTCAATGCACTACTTGACAATTGACATAccccaaattcttattttcaatgaacataTTGTACAAGGAGATAACCCACCTGAGATTATTTTTGTAGTTATTGAGTAGACTCAAGTCATCCACCAGTTGTTCTTCATATTTCTTCAACATTTTTATtctagtattacattgttattgcattgttgggttttgagttcgAAAGAAAGGCatgtcactgtacttgtgcatgtgacattaaaacttcaAACTTGAGTTGAAAGGAAACTACAGTGCTGCAGTCTCATTAATAAGATCTCTTCCCCATGCTAGTAGTATACCTGTATGCATCTCTGGAACTGGTTTCTGTCATTATATTGGTTAAGTGGGAGTATAGTTTACTCTATGGGGTGTTTCTCTGTCTGATGGGTTTATGGAGTTTTTGGACTGTTAATTTGTTATGCATCATTGACCAGTAATCGGGGCATGCCAAAggagattatttattttttacttcactGTAATACATTTATATTATCCAGCATTGTTTCTTTGAACTTCTTTTACTCCTTTTAAAAGTTCAGAATTTGTCCAGTTTGATTTTATTTCAGCCTCTTCTATGATAGATCGTTCAGAGTTCTTCATGATGTTGTAATGTTCGTTTGTTTTtctttctgtttttgtttttgacATAACTGGTGATATGGTCCGTCTAAAAGAGATTCCATCTGCTCTCTGAAGAAGTTGACCAAACTCAGGAATAGGAACATATTCACTCTGTATGGAAATTACATTTCAGAATTCTTCATGGATATTCTTGTTTTATTTTCATACAGAATGAACATATTACACCATAGAATATAGCAAACCATCGGCACAATTCTTTCCAGTTTTGTCAGTCTCCTCACATCAGCCTTTGTCTACCTGTAGAAGTACAGATTTATTGTTAGGAGAATAGTGTGTATCTTAAGGGACTATTACTCATGTAACAgtggtttttttcttcttcctgtGTAGCCTTTTATACACAGTACACACTTTAGGAACAAGGTAGGCAACCATGTAGATGATCATATGTCCATGCATCAAAATACACTCTGTTTAGATATTTTTCCCCCTGAAAATAGCAGGAGAAGGGGGATGCCAGTACTTACACATTGTTACATATTCACGTTGGTCTCCACCTCGGCTATGAATCTATTGCTTTCTGTATGCAATTTCTTGATTGTCTGTGTACATTGTGTCTTCTAGTATTCCTAGGATGGCAATTATTTTTTGACAAATTATATGTTGACATCTCCTCCCATATGACATGTATGATTTAGCTTTTGAGTAGAATGTGCCTAATTTCAGTCAGAATGTATCTTTATTGCTGATAAATGATCAATGTTCATATACCACAATTTAATTTGtagatgtatttttttttaacattttggAAATCAAATGAAAGACTTATGTCAATGTACCTTTAAGCACAAGCAAAACGCTAGTAACAATAGTAATGGAACTGGCTATAAGCTTCTGTGGCGCTCATGCCATTGGGACCAAGTTTGAAGTGTTATGTAATGCTTTCATttattatttacatttaagtcatttagcagacgctcttatccagagcgacttacaaattggtgctttcaccttatgacatccagtggaacagccactttacaataataCAATAATTATGTCATTGTCGGTTAGTCCTTGACTGCTGCATTTCCATAACTTCCTTTCTCACTGCTGAAGATTTATATAGTCTTGTGACATTTTATGTTGGTCCCATAAAAATAAATGACATATTTTGGGCTTCTGTTTTAAGTCTAGAGTTTTTATCAGCTAGGAATCAACTTCCTATCGACATTAGTTAGAATACGGTAAAATAACTTTAatatcccctctcccccttcatcaAAGTACCATGATTAGAGGGAATGGTGTCTTTCCTGGCTATGTTTGAAAGTGAAGAACAATTGTCATAAGATTCACAACAGTCGTTGAAATCAGAATAATTCTAAAAATAGGCAATTTATTTGATGATAAATGTTCTAAATCATTACCAACTACAAACCTAGTGACTCATACTGTACCATAACTGAATGACAGCATGAATTTGCTTCTAGCCCCCTGCAGTTTACCAGCCCTGCAGTTCCATTGGTTGAATTGAACTGAGCCATGAATGGTTATGGTCAATGGATTGGACCAGTCACCACGCCTCTCTCATTTCTATTCTGTGTCGGAGAGACACAGGTTCATTTATAAGCAAATACCTCAGAGTACAGTCATTAGGCTAATTAACATTGAGCATAGCTCAACAAGTCTGGCTATGATATGTTCCCTGACTGTTTTCATTTCAATAAGGCTCTCCCCCACACACTTTCTTTGTTTAAACTCCATTTATGAAAGACATTCAGCTAGTAAACAGTCATCACACAAATCAGTTGTCAAACACTTTCTAAAGGGCAAGTACACATCACCCCTGtgaaacatatacagtggggcaacaaagtatttagtcagccaccaattgtacatatacagtggggcaacaaagtatttagtcagccaccaattgtgcaagttctcccacttaaaaagatgagagaggcctgtaattttcatcgtaggtacacttcaactatgacagacaaaatgagaaaaaaaatccagaaaatcacattgtaggattttttatgaatttatttgcaaattatggtggaaaataagtatttggtcaataacaaaagtttatctcaatactttgttatataccctttgttggcaatgacagaggtcaaaggttttctgtaagtcttcacaaggttttcacacactgttgctggtattttggcccattcctccatgcagatctcctctagagcagtgatgttttggggctgttgctgggccacacggactttcaactccctccaaagattttctacggggttgagatctggagactggctaggccactccaggcccttgaaatgcttcttacgaagccactccttcgttgcccgggtggtgtgtttgggatcattgtcatgctgaaagacccagccacgtttcatcttcaatgcccttgctgatggtatgctttgttactttggtcccagctctctgcaggtcattccaggtcgcaattgtaaatgagaacttgttctcaacttgcctacctggttaaataaaggtgaaataaaacatttttaaaaattcacTAGGtctccccgtgtggttctgggatttttgctcaccgttcttgtgatcattttgaccccacggggtgagctcttgcgtggagccccagatcgagggagattatcagtggtcttgtatgtcttccatttcctaataattgctcccacagttgatttcttcaaaccaagctgggacaggtgtcttttatactgataacaagttcaaacaggtgccattaatacaggtaacgagtggagggcagaagagcctcttaaagaagttacaggtctgtgagagccagaaatcttgcttgtttgtaggtgaccaaatacttattttccaccataatttgcaaataaattcattaaaactcctagaatgtgattttctggattttcttttctcattttgtctgtcatagttgaagtgtacatatgatgaaaattacaggcctctctcatctttttaagtgggagaacttgcacaattggtggctgactaaatacttgttttgccccactgtatataacctccaatGATCTAAAACCTTCAATGTTCATTACACCTGATACAACATAGCTGATATTTCTTACtgtctgttgtgggaaaggaTGCCTGGACCTTCCCCCTCTCCTGTGTCTCCTGCATACTATTCTAATTGATAACATCTTTTTTGCTTGTTTCCAAAGAGTTCCCTTAAAAACTGGACAGGGAGGAACGTGCTCAAATGTATTTGTCTTTGTGCTGAATAAAAATATGTTAGCTACAGGAACATCACTGTTTTAGGGGACCCTTTGTTCcatttaaagctgaaataaacacTTGTACTGTAATTCATGTATAATACAAATTATGGTTTCAGACTGTTTGTATTGTGTTTTCCTGTCCATCATCGGTTTCGTCAAATTACTATTTTGTACTGAATTTCATGTCTCTTAAGCAGCCAGATGTCAATGACGAGTCAGGGGATGTTCGTATATTATCATCATACAAGGATGTATGGTCTAACGTGGATCAGGGTGTTGAACCCACTCCTGTCTGGTCGCACATCCTCTGGGACTTCCTGGATCACCAGCATAATAAGTTCAGGGGCAAGACTAAGAGCTAAAGGATGTGTCATACCATTGAATGACAAAGGTGAGTACTGGACTCCATGTGCTCTAGCCAACTCTTCTATTGTTGTTGTCATGCCATGTGTGTCATGCCAATGATAGAGGAGTTGGCTACAGCACACAGTATGGGACCAGACAGGATCATATAGCCTAGTGGTCCCAGCCCTGTGATCTGAGTCACACGCAcaccacctgtcaggtggatggtttATCTTGGAAAataataaatgctcactaacaaggatgtaaacaaatttgtgcacacaatttgagagaaatactcaTTTGTGCTCATgtaaaatttctgggatcttttacttcagctcatgaaacatgtggccaacactttacatgttgtgttttatttttgttcagtgtatatttttGAAAACTACCCCTTTATGATTCATATTTTTGTGCAATTATTAACGTCCCCTGAAATTCATATGTTGGCTTTGAAGCATTCAACCTATATATGTGTAATTAAATGGATATAAGACCTTTGTGAAGTTTGTAAAAGTTATTTTTATTATATGTTTTATTGTTCTTTTGTTCTTAAACCTGTGTGTTTGGCTATATGCTTAACTAATTATGCAGTTTGAACGTGTAATCCAACTTCCGGGAAATGTGTTTCCTGTCTAACGGCGTCGCCATTAAGAGACCACGCAGGATTGCTAAAATAACGTGATTTATTGAGGTAATTTGCCCTCTATAAAGTTTAATTTCATGCTGTCACGAGATATATGCTAA
This window contains:
- the LOC115135830 gene encoding E3 ubiquitin-protein ligase RNF167-like, which gives rise to MLGLWCMGARLGVLTLALCCTLAPLPAHAYIYAHYSNMTNMLFEDLPAFFGSSLPKEGLMGVLVESRPLNGCTPIEPPPPLPTSSDPNTTTTKYIVLIRRYDCNFDIKVLHAQQAGFSAAIVHNMYSETLLNMNYSNETIAEEIEIPSVFTSYYASQILRTFIIPEHGAYVILKPEFAFPLSYYLIPFTGIVGMIILVMVVILIVRCVQYRKRMRKYRLTKEQLKKIPIHKFTKGDEYDICAICLDEYEEGDRLRVLPCSHAYHSKCVDPWLTGTKKTCPVCKQRVTRPNPEYSESESEDDGASRADEEGAEGEADTERTPLLRPSNPGSPSGNPGAYSATVTTVTTAQCLGSPGHSDSPILEYEGYYSPQGESDSDTEEEGMDSHPSDDDNAQLIVRGTVGV